One Cytobacillus luteolus genomic window carries:
- a CDS encoding two-component system sensor histidine kinase NtrB — translation MDCLVLLAIFINMLFETYTILVPIIFPFTVLAFSLLLLRSSKRYKKIVNVKKRLTYILESLPVGIITFEAKNSVYSLNVSAKKILQVDCHDVKRVVDKPTGKENEVFWNLLSSDEMFQNVKLIYKSSDGSYRILLVSQSPMIKSDDHLMGRIFHFIDVTEEEERNKRMWESEKEAVLRGVVARAAHEIRNPLTVISGFLSVLEEKSEAKEWQVSLMLKELDRMNAIVDDMLLLAKPGAPLLKEAYIEDILNEILPLYNQSQDTKNIQFQVKLHPEPLLLDSRQITQVLYNLIRNSCEAMGEFGEIKIESCIEDDKYCLFIKDTGSGIPVEIQEKLFEPFVTCKETGTGLGLTIVQQIIENHGGTIELYSNSKDGVTFLIVLSLK, via the coding sequence TTGGATTGCTTAGTATTGTTAGCCATTTTTATTAATATGCTTTTCGAAACCTACACCATCTTAGTTCCTATCATTTTCCCCTTCACAGTTTTAGCCTTTTCCCTTTTGTTACTACGATCTAGTAAACGATATAAGAAAATAGTAAACGTTAAAAAAAGACTTACGTATATTTTAGAGTCTTTACCAGTTGGAATTATTACATTTGAAGCAAAAAACTCTGTCTATTCTCTGAATGTGTCAGCGAAAAAGATATTACAAGTAGATTGTCATGATGTGAAAAGAGTAGTCGATAAACCGACTGGGAAAGAGAATGAAGTGTTTTGGAATCTTTTATCCTCAGATGAAATGTTTCAGAATGTAAAATTAATATATAAAAGCTCAGATGGTAGTTATCGTATTTTACTCGTTTCTCAATCACCAATGATCAAATCCGATGACCATTTAATGGGGAGAATTTTTCATTTTATTGATGTTACTGAAGAAGAAGAGCGTAATAAGAGAATGTGGGAGTCCGAAAAGGAAGCTGTTCTTCGAGGGGTTGTGGCAAGAGCGGCCCATGAAATCCGAAATCCCTTAACCGTTATCAGTGGCTTTTTATCCGTTTTAGAGGAAAAATCAGAAGCGAAAGAATGGCAAGTTTCTCTTATGTTGAAAGAACTGGATAGGATGAATGCTATTGTAGACGATATGCTATTATTGGCAAAGCCTGGGGCACCTTTATTGAAGGAAGCTTATATTGAGGATATACTTAACGAGATTTTACCATTATATAATCAGTCACAAGACACTAAGAATATTCAATTTCAAGTGAAACTACATCCTGAGCCATTGCTACTAGATTCAAGACAAATAACTCAAGTTCTATACAATCTTATAAGAAATAGCTGTGAAGCAATGGGTGAGTTTGGTGAGATAAAGATTGAATCTTGTATTGAAGATGATAAGTACTGCCTTTTTATAAAGGATACTGGATCAGGGATACCTGTTGAGATACAAGAAAAGTTATTTGAACCTTTCGTTACCTGTAAAGAAACTGGTACGGGACTGGGACTGACAATTGTTCAGCAAATAATAGAAAATCATGGGGGAACAATTGAATTATACTCAAACTCAAAGGATGGGGTTACATTTTTAATAGTACTATCGTTAAAATAA